Below is a window of Cytophaga hutchinsonii ATCC 33406 DNA.
AAATATTTTTTTGTTTGGCATCTATCTGTACCTGCATATTTAACACATGAATACAGGTAGCGGCGATCACCAGATCGGCACCTGTTAGATCGTGCGGATCATATGCTTTATGAAATACTTTTACTGCCGGATATTGTTTTGACCAGGCAATAATTTCTGCACTGATCTCAGGAGCGACAACATGTATGGCCGCAGCAGGACTGCTCTTTAATATTGCACCTACCTTTTCTGTTCCAACAGCACCGCCTCCGATTACAACGATCCGTAATTTATCCAGCCTAAAAAAAACAGGAAAGAGTTCGTTCCCTTTCCCGTTCATTTCTGTTTGTTCCATTGAGTTTGTTTCCATGCGAATAAACAATTAATATTTTATACCGGTCAGCTTTCTTTTTCCGGCCCTACAATCTTCTGTACTTCATCCAGCACATACTCTGGATGCAGACGAACTACTTCACCAATTACAA
It encodes the following:
- a CDS encoding precorrin-2 dehydrogenase/sirohydrochlorin ferrochelatase family protein, which codes for MNGKGNELFPVFFRLDKLRIVVIGGGAVGTEKVGAILKSSPAAAIHVVAPEISAEIIAWSKQYPAVKVFHKAYDPHDLTGADLVIAATCIHVLNMQVQIDAKQKNILINVADTPELCDFYLSSVVQKGDLKIAISTNGKSPTFAKRMREVLEEALPDSIDAILQQLNQIRNKLKGDFEYKVQKMNEITKAMKDEKPE